The proteins below are encoded in one region of Leptotrichia sp. oral taxon 218:
- a CDS encoding Gfo/Idh/MocA family protein, producing MKKDLKWAVLGTGIIANEMAQALEKMGKNLYAVANRTHEKAVDFAKKYGVEKVYDKIEDIFYDDETDIIYITTPHNTHIKFMIEALKNGKHVLCEKSITLNNEELEEAVKLAKEKNLILGEAMTIFNMPLYGELLEIVNSGKLGDVKMIQVNFGSYKEYDMTNRFFNRNLAGGALLDIGVYAISITRLFMTSKPNNILSQVKYAPTGVDEQVGIIMMNKEQQMSTIALTLHSKQPKRVVIACEKAYIEITEYPRADKAKIVYTETGEVQEILSGITANALQYELQNMEESVRTGINKMKLDYTVDVMDIMTKLRKDWGMTYPEEEV from the coding sequence ATGAAAAAAGATTTAAAATGGGCAGTTTTGGGAACAGGAATAATTGCTAATGAAATGGCACAAGCTCTTGAAAAAATGGGTAAAAATCTTTATGCAGTTGCTAACAGAACTCATGAAAAAGCTGTAGATTTTGCGAAAAAATATGGGGTTGAAAAAGTTTATGATAAAATAGAAGATATATTTTATGACGATGAAACTGATATTATCTACATTACTACGCCTCATAATACTCACATAAAATTTATGATTGAAGCATTGAAAAATGGAAAACATGTGTTATGTGAAAAATCAATTACATTAAATAATGAAGAATTAGAAGAAGCTGTAAAATTGGCAAAAGAAAAAAATCTTATCTTAGGCGAAGCAATGACAATTTTCAATATGCCACTTTACGGTGAACTTTTGGAAATTGTAAATTCTGGAAAACTTGGCGATGTGAAAATGATACAAGTTAATTTTGGAAGTTACAAGGAATATGATATGACAAACAGATTTTTCAATAGAAATCTTGCAGGAGGAGCGTTGCTTGATATAGGTGTTTATGCAATTTCAATTACAAGATTATTCATGACTTCAAAACCTAATAACATACTTTCTCAAGTGAAATATGCACCAACAGGAGTGGACGAACAAGTAGGTATAATTATGATGAATAAAGAACAACAAATGTCAACAATCGCTCTTACACTTCATTCAAAACAGCCAAAAAGAGTTGTAATCGCTTGTGAAAAAGCATACATTGAAATCACAGAATATCCAAGAGCTGACAAAGCTAAAATCGTTTATACTGAAACAGGTGAAGTTCAAGAAATTCTATCAGGAATAACAGCAAATGCACTTCAATACGAACTTCAAAACATGGAAGAATCTGTAAGAACTGGAATTAATAAAATGAAACTTGATTATACTGTGGATGTTATGGATATTATGACAAAATTGCGTAAAGATTGGGGAATGACTTATCCTGAAGAAGAAGTGTAG
- the clpB gene encoding ATP-dependent chaperone ClpB → MEQNFTQKSMSAISEAHNFAIRYKHSEIKTEHLLLALINQMDGLIPNILQKMGINPTELTKKLEAKLNSMPKIEGGVGEVRPNAEVNRIIVGAEDYAKKMGDSYISTEHLFLAAFDNNSFLKENGVNKKQFENVLNEVRGGRKIMTDNPESTYEALDKFGKDLVELARKGKLDPIIGRDQEIRRAIQILSRRNKNNPILIGEPGVGKTAIAEGIAQRILKGDVPENLKDKTIFSLDLGALVAGAKYRGEFEERLKAVLEEIENSEGRIILFIDEVHNIVGAGKTEGSMDAGNLLKPMLARGEVKVIGATTIDEYRKYIEKDAALERRFQPVMVNEPTIEDTISILRGLKEKFEIFHGIRITDNAIVTAATMSDRYINDRFLPDKAIDLIDEAAAKVKTEINSMPVELDEITRRLMQLEIEKVALSKETDKASKERLTTLEKEIADLKDEEKELKSQWEREKQEAGKVAKINEEIEKIKLQIEEAQRKNDYNKLAELQYGKLPELEKQKEAEEEKAKDNSSVANKLLKQEIDSEEIAEVVGKWTGIPVAKLLQGEREKILHLAEHMMKRVIGQDDAIKTISDTIIRSRAGLKDPNRPIGSFIFLGPTGVGKTYLTKTLAFNLFDDEDNIVRIDMSEYMDKFSVTRLIGAPPGYVGYEEGGQLTEAVRRKPYSVILFDEIEKAHPDVFNVLLQLLDDGRLTDGKGKIVDFKNTIVIMTSNIGSEIILNDPMVSEPTKEAVLDEMKHRFKPEFLNRIDDIIVFKALGKESVKNIVNLILEGINERLKEQYIKVEFTNKALDYIVDEAYDPAYGARPLKRFVQKDIETNLSKMILGGKVPENSIVKVDSDGKDLIYKVEK, encoded by the coding sequence ATGGAACAAAACTTTACGCAAAAAAGTATGAGTGCCATCTCGGAAGCTCATAACTTTGCGATTAGATATAAACATTCCGAGATAAAAACGGAGCATTTACTTCTTGCTTTGATTAATCAAATGGATGGACTTATTCCTAACATTCTACAAAAGATGGGAATTAATCCTACCGAATTGACTAAAAAGCTTGAGGCAAAATTGAATAGTATGCCGAAAATTGAAGGTGGAGTTGGTGAAGTAAGACCGAACGCTGAAGTTAATAGAATAATTGTCGGTGCTGAAGATTATGCTAAAAAGATGGGTGACAGCTACATTAGTACAGAGCACTTATTTCTTGCGGCATTTGATAACAACTCTTTCTTGAAGGAAAATGGCGTTAATAAAAAACAATTTGAAAATGTTTTAAATGAGGTTAGAGGAGGAAGAAAAATTATGACAGACAACCCTGAAAGTACTTACGAAGCATTAGATAAGTTTGGTAAGGATTTGGTTGAGTTGGCGAGAAAAGGTAAATTGGACCCAATAATTGGTCGTGACCAGGAAATTCGTCGTGCAATCCAAATTTTATCAAGAAGAAATAAAAATAATCCGATTTTAATTGGGGAACCTGGTGTTGGTAAAACTGCTATCGCCGAAGGAATTGCTCAGAGAATCTTGAAAGGAGATGTACCTGAAAACTTGAAGGATAAAACAATCTTTTCATTAGATTTAGGAGCGTTGGTAGCTGGTGCTAAATATCGTGGGGAATTTGAAGAAAGATTAAAAGCGGTTCTTGAAGAAATTGAAAATAGTGAAGGTAGAATAATTTTATTCATTGATGAAGTTCATAACATCGTTGGAGCTGGAAAAACTGAAGGTTCAATGGATGCTGGAAACCTTTTAAAGCCAATGCTTGCTCGTGGTGAAGTAAAAGTAATTGGTGCAACAACAATTGATGAATATAGAAAATATATTGAAAAAGATGCGGCTCTTGAAAGAAGATTCCAACCAGTAATGGTTAATGAGCCAACAATTGAAGATACAATTTCAATTCTTCGTGGATTGAAGGAAAAATTTGAAATCTTCCATGGAATTAGAATAACTGACAATGCGATAGTTACTGCTGCAACAATGAGTGACAGATATATTAATGACAGATTTTTGCCAGATAAAGCGATTGACTTGATTGATGAAGCTGCTGCGAAGGTAAAAACTGAAATTAATTCGATGCCAGTTGAATTGGATGAAATTACGAGAAGATTGATGCAATTGGAAATTGAAAAAGTTGCGTTGAGTAAAGAAACTGACAAGGCTTCTAAAGAAAGATTGACTACTCTTGAAAAGGAAATTGCTGATTTAAAGGATGAAGAAAAAGAATTGAAATCACAATGGGAAAGAGAAAAACAAGAAGCTGGAAAAGTTGCTAAAATTAATGAAGAAATCGAAAAAATTAAATTGCAAATTGAAGAAGCTCAAAGAAAAAATGACTATAATAAATTGGCTGAACTTCAATATGGTAAATTGCCAGAATTAGAAAAACAAAAAGAAGCTGAAGAAGAAAAAGCTAAAGATAATTCTTCTGTCGCAAATAAATTATTGAAACAAGAAATTGACAGTGAAGAAATTGCTGAAGTTGTTGGAAAATGGACAGGAATTCCAGTTGCGAAATTGTTGCAAGGGGAAAGAGAAAAAATCTTACACTTGGCTGAACATATGATGAAAAGAGTAATTGGACAAGATGATGCAATTAAAACTATTAGCGATACAATCATTCGTTCTCGTGCTGGATTAAAAGATCCAAATAGACCAATCGGTTCGTTCATATTCTTAGGACCTACTGGTGTTGGTAAAACTTATTTGACGAAGACATTAGCATTTAACTTGTTTGATGATGAAGACAATATTGTAAGAATCGATATGTCGGAATATATGGATAAATTCAGCGTCACTAGATTAATAGGAGCGCCTCCAGGATATGTTGGATACGAAGAAGGTGGACAATTAACAGAAGCTGTTAGAAGAAAACCTTATTCTGTAATCCTATTTGATGAAATTGAAAAAGCACATCCTGATGTATTCAATGTATTGTTACAATTATTAGACGATGGTAGACTTACTGATGGTAAAGGTAAAATCGTTGACTTCAAAAACACAATTGTAATTATGACATCAAACATTGGTAGTGAAATCATCTTGAATGACCCAATGGTAAGCGAACCTACAAAAGAAGCCGTTTTAGATGAAATGAAACATAGATTTAAACCAGAATTCTTAAACAGAATTGACGATATCATTGTGTTCAAAGCATTAGGAAAAGAAAGTGTTAAAAACATTGTTAATCTTATCCTTGAAGGTATTAACGAAAGATTGAAAGAACAATACATCAAAGTTGAATTTACTAATAAAGCGTTGGATTACATCGTAGACGAAGCATACGACCCAGCTTACGGTGCAAGACCATTGAAACGATTTGTGCAAAAGGATATTGAAACTAATTTATCTAAAATGATTTTAGGTGGAAAAGTTCCTGAAAACAGTATTGTTAAAGTTGATAGCGATGGTAAAGATTTAATTTATAAAGTGGAAAAATAA
- the cbiB gene encoding adenosylcobinamide-phosphate synthase CbiB, protein MNLEIKILIAFILDLIFGDPQRILHPVQIIGKLITFLENKFYKLGKNNRARMMLFGAILSIIVIISTFFAMFIISLLSKNFKTIFTIIEIYLMYTVFSVKSLGNCGKKIYKILKLGNLEKARKELSNFVSRDTQNMDKTTVIRSTMETISENMTDGIIAPMFFMFLGGLPLAMSYKAVNTLDSMIGYKNKKYEYFGKFAAILDDFANFIPARISGICITVASFFLRYDYQRAWNTFKKDRKKHASPNSAHSESAVAGALGVQFGGATSYFGKVVQKPTIGKKLKEFRTEDIKRNIYLMYATSFVTLIIFSLAYLTIKGIFNGLFAKIGYLILKSFVEMFV, encoded by the coding sequence ATGAATTTAGAGATTAAAATCTTAATTGCATTTATTTTGGATTTAATTTTTGGTGATCCGCAAAGAATTTTACATCCAGTGCAAATAATTGGAAAATTAATAACTTTTTTGGAAAATAAATTTTATAAATTGGGGAAAAATAATAGAGCGCGTATGATGCTTTTTGGAGCAATTTTGAGCATAATTGTAATAATTAGCACATTTTTTGCAATGTTTATTATTTCTTTACTTTCTAAAAATTTTAAGACAATTTTTACAATAATTGAAATTTATTTGATGTATACAGTTTTTTCAGTAAAATCTTTAGGAAATTGCGGAAAAAAAATTTATAAAATTTTGAAGCTGGGAAATTTGGAAAAGGCAAGAAAAGAGTTGTCAAATTTTGTTTCAAGAGATACTCAAAATATGGACAAAACTACGGTAATTCGAAGTACAATGGAAACTATTTCGGAAAATATGACAGATGGAATAATTGCTCCCATGTTTTTTATGTTTTTGGGAGGATTGCCACTTGCAATGAGCTATAAGGCGGTTAATACGCTGGATTCGATGATTGGCTATAAAAATAAAAAGTACGAATATTTTGGAAAATTTGCTGCTATTCTTGATGATTTTGCAAATTTTATTCCAGCAAGAATTAGTGGAATTTGTATTACAGTTGCAAGTTTTTTCTTGAGATATGATTACCAAAGAGCTTGGAACACTTTTAAAAAAGATAGAAAAAAACACGCCAGTCCAAATTCTGCTCATTCTGAAAGTGCTGTTGCTGGAGCTTTAGGCGTTCAGTTTGGAGGTGCAACTTCATATTTTGGGAAAGTTGTGCAAAAGCCGACTATTGGGAAAAAATTGAAAGAATTTAGAACAGAAGATATAAAAAGAAATATCTATTTGATGTATGCAACAAGTTTTGTGACTTTAATAATTTTTTCTTTGGCTTATTTAACTATAAAAGGAATTTTCAATGGTTTATTTGCAAAAATTGGATATTTGATATTAAAGTCGTTTGTTGAAATGTTTGTTT